The DNA region CGACGCGGTACACGCCGCGGGCGTCGTACACCGCGACGTGAAGCCCGAGAACGTGCTCGTCGACGTGGACGCGGACGGGTCGCCCGTCGCCAAGCTCTCCGACTTCGGTGTCTCGCGGCTCCTCGAGGGCGCGACTCTCACTCGTCTGACCGGCGTCATCGGAACGCCGCGCTACATGGCGCCGGAGCTCGGAACAGGCGCCGATCCGAGCGCGGCGGCCGACCTGTATGCAGTCGGGATCGTGCTGTACGAGCTCCTCACGGGACGCGTTCCGTTCTCGGCCGATCACCCCGTCGCGATGCTCCGAGCACATGTGGAGCAGCCTGTCCCCAAGCCCGACGGCATCGACCCGCGGCTGTGGAAGATCCTCTCGAAGCTCCTCGCGAAGAACCCGTCCGCGCGCTACACGACTGCTGCGTCCGCGATGCACGACCTCGCCGCGGTCGCGCCCAGGCTCGAGGGGATGCGCGCGCTCACGGATCCGCGCGCCGAACACACCCTGTACCCGAGCCCGGAGCGCGCAGCCGCGCGGGTCGTCCACTGGCAGCACCCGCGACTCATGCTCTCGACCGCGACGTTCGCCGTCGTCGCGATGGTGGTCGCGCTGTTCGCGGTCCTCCCCGGCGGTACGCATGACACCGGAGAGCGCGCCTGGATCGACACGTACAAGGAGACGGGATACGCGGTCACCCGCGACTGGCAGCTCACCGGCAAGCATGGTGACGTCTTCTCGGCGACCGAGAAGGTGATGCCGATCGACCACCCGCTCGGACGCGACGCCGTGTACACGCTCGTCGTACCCAAGTCGCTGGCCAAGCACGCGGCCGACGTCCGGATCGACGGCGCGTCCGTCGTACAGGGCGACCCCGTGCTCGCCGTGCCGCTCGGCGCGCTCCCGCTCGACTCGGCGCGGGTCGTGTCGTACACGGTGCACGTCGCGCCGAAGGGCCGGCACGCGTCACGGCTCGACCGGTGGAACAGGGACCTGCTCGCCGCGCGCAAGGCGTTCACGCACGAGGCGACGAGCTACAAGGGGCCGCGCGAGGTGCCGAAGACGACGTCGTCGACACCAGACGCGCCGGTCGCCGAGCAACACGCGGCGGCGGTGGCCGCGTTCACCGGGCGCGCGCCCACCACGAAGGACTCGTCTCGTCCCATGATCATCGTCGTGGGTCCCGGGCCCGACGGCCCAGCCCCGAGCGGCCCGAGCGGCCCTAGCGGCGCGACCGGTCCGGGAACGCTCCCGCAGCCGATCACCGTCGTGAGCCTGTCGGTCGATCAGCCGAATATCGAGACGAACGCGCAGGCGTCCGCGACGATCACGCTGATTGGTCAGACAAACGACCGAGCCGCGGCACCGAGCGCCCTGCTCGCGCAGAGCGTCGTGACCGTGCACGATCCGTCGATCGCCTCGGTCGGTCCACCCGCGGCGAACGGGCCGACGAGCGTCACGTACGCGATCCACGCTCTCCTCCCCGGCGCCACGACGATGTCCTTCGCGAACGGCACCGGCGTCGTCTCGGTCGCGGTGAAGGTCGACGACGTGCCGCCGCAGCCACCCACCAACCC from Acidimicrobiia bacterium includes:
- a CDS encoding protein kinase gives rise to the protein MPSGQADTIVTGGGGSTMVETWAAKAVGQLGSRYTLERVVGRGATGEVWLAHDTDGEPVAVKVLRPDCVDDPDVVARFVRERNVVRSVKSPHVVTVRDLVVEGNTLAIVMEYLPRADLRTFLRDNGGVLAPATAVALTGQVLDALDAVHAAGVVHRDVKPENVLVDVDADGSPVAKLSDFGVSRLLEGATLTRLTGVIGTPRYMAPELGTGADPSAAADLYAVGIVLYELLTGRVPFSADHPVAMLRAHVEQPVPKPDGIDPRLWKILSKLLAKNPSARYTTAASAMHDLAAVAPRLEGMRALTDPRAEHTLYPSPERAAARVVHWQHPRLMLSTATFAVVAMVVALFAVLPGGTHDTGERAWIDTYKETGYAVTRDWQLTGKHGDVFSATEKVMPIDHPLGRDAVYTLVVPKSLAKHAADVRIDGASVVQGDPVLAVPLGALPLDSARVVSYTVHVAPKGRHASRLDRWNRDLLAARKAFTHEATSYKGPREVPKTTSSTPDAPVAEQHAAAVAAFTGRAPTTKDSSRPMIIVVGPGPDGPAPSGPSGPSGATGPGTLPQPITVVSLSVDQPNIETNAQASATITLIGQTNDRAAAPSALLAQSVVTVHDPSIASVGPPAANGPTSVTYAIHALLPGATTMSFANGTGVVSVAVKVDDVPPQPPTNPTAAWDPTCTGPCTLTISFTASVPGSFPIAGYHLTMPGLAGNVTADQTSIVLTMDASGNVIGPVSGHVDPTTLPHQLQISAFDTSNYGSASTPVTIPVPPSLQTQTTQASVDPGTTPST